From the Actinomycetota bacterium genome, the window GAGAGGGAAGAAATCAACATCCTCCAAAGGCTCATCGCTGGTAACAGCGGTAACTATGACCATGGTGTCCTCACACTGGACAATAACTGCCCCATTTGCCTGGCGAGCTAACCTTCCCGCTTCTAGGGTGATAATTTTCCCTTCAAATTCAATTTCCTTGCGTTTAACCTGCATTCAAAGATAAACCCCCCATGAATATAATCTAACCGCGCAACCCAAGCTTCTCAAGGAGCGTTCGATATCTTTCGATATCGATGTCCTTGAGGTAATTGAGTAATCTCCTCCTCTGACCCACCATTTTCAAAAGTCCTCGACGGGAGTGATGGTCCTTTTTATATCGCTTGAGGTGCTCGGTAAGATAATTTATTCTCTTGGTCAGAATGGCGATTTGTACCTCGGGGGAGCCTGTATCGCTCTCATGAAGTCGGTATTCCCCGATTATTGCCGCTTTTTCCTCCTTCGGTAAAACCAACTCCTAAATTCACCCCCTCTCCTAATCATCAAACTGTTATCTAATTTAAACGAAAGCGCACTAGCGCTTCCTCCTGTTTATCTTAACATACTCGGAAAATCCAGTAAACAGAAGAGATTTGGTTACCTCGATGTCTTCTCTTATTTGATTGGCGAGTTCCTTTTCATTTCGGAATGTTTTTTCACCCCGAATTCTTGCACAAATTTCGAGTTTAACTCTCTTTCCATAGAGATCTCCTTTGAAATCTATGATAAAGGTCTCTATCTTGAACCTTCTTCCTCCAAAGGTGGGACTTGTCCCGATATTTATGGTGCACATCTTCCTTTCCCCATTGAACTCTATGAAACCGGCGTAAACCCCCCTCTTTGGGATAGACGCCTTGTCTGCTGTTCTCAAATTGGCTGTGCAAAAGCCAAGAGATTTTCCTCGACCACATCCCTTTATTACCTCACCAATTATTCGAGGGTATCGACCGAGAATTTCTTTTACCTTTTGTAATTCTCCCTCTTTCAGAAGCTCGCGGACGTATGTGCTGCTGATGAATTTTCCATTTACCTCAAGTAAAGGAATAGATATTATATCGAAACCTCTTTTTGATCCATACTCTTTGAGGAAGGTTACATCTCCCTCGGCATCCTTGCCGAATTTGAAGGTTTCCCCCACCACCAGGCAACAAGCGTTCAACAAGTTAAGGATTATATGATCTATGAATTCTTTAGGGGAGAGGTTTGCAAATCCCTTTGTGAAATTGACGACCAAAAATATATCCGCTCCCAGAGCCTCTATCAATTCCGCTTTTAATTCGGTACTTGTAAGAATAGGCGGATGACTTCCGAGTTTTAAGACTTCCATGGGATGAGGTTCGAAAGTAAGCACCACGCTTCGGGCTCTTCTTTTGCGAGCTTCCTCAATGGTAGCTCCGATTATCCTTTGGTGTCCCCTATGGATACCATCGAACATTCCGATGGTGACCACACTCTTTTCTCCTAAAGATTTAAGATTTTCCAATCCTCTAATGATTTTCATCTTCATTCTCATCCATTTTCAAGCCCGGAAGCTCCAAGGCTGAGAAGCTCGGTTTTGAATAATATAACTGAGCTCCAGAGCTAAAATGAGCTTAGCAGAAAACACGGACTGGCTTTGCTATTACTCGAGCGGGATCAATTTGTACCTCGTCAGAAAAGGTGGTAGTAGCTTTAGCTATAGCAAGAAGGCCCTGTTGCACATCGATCAATCGAATGAATTGATTTCTTTCAATGAATTGAGATCGGCTTTCGACCATTCCAGCTCTTAAAGGCACTCCATTTAATATTTTTTCTTTAAAATCTCCCTTTACCAGGACGAAAGGATATCGTTCTAAAGCTTTGTTCATCGGAATTATCGCTTTATGCAGGTAATTTTCCTCGGCTAGTTTTTGGACTTTTTCCAGGGTTAAGGCCGAATCTAAATGGAAATTTCCGCAGCTAATTCTGGTGAGCCTACTCATATGCGCTCCATAGCCTAAAACTTCTCCAATATCCGCGCAGAGAGTCCGAATGTAGGTGCCCTTCGAACATTTCACGCGAAATTTGACTCTGGGATGACCATCGCCATCGATTTTTAATAGTTCCAATTCGAAGATTTTAACCTTGCGGCGAGGGCGCTTAACCTCCCTGCCTCTACTGGCTAGTTTATAAAGGGGTCTACCTCCCACTTTTACCGCTGAGGTCATGGGTGGTACCTGCCATACATTGCCTCTGAATTCCTCGAATATTTTTTCCATTTTTCCCGGTGTGATGGAACAGGGCACTACGGATAAAATTTTCCCCGTGCTGTCTTGCGTATCAGTTCTAATGCCCAGCTGCATCTCCACTACGTATTCTTTGGTATCCGATTGAAGGAATTGAGTAAGCTTAGTAGCTCGTCCGATGCAAAGTACAAGAACCCCAGTAGCCATGGGATCCAGAGTTCCTGTATGTCCAACCCTTCTGGTTTTCAGAATCCTTCTTACCCTTTCAACGACATCGTGGGAGGTAATTCCGGGGAGTTTATTCACTATTAACAAACCATCCATCTTGTCGTCACTCTCGCTTGCACATCCTACGCATCCGTAGGACTTCTTCGCTTATGATCTTGAGTAAAACCTCAAGCGTCTTGTCAGGGTCATGGGAGGATATGTAGCCTGCGGCATCTGGATGCCCTCCCCCACCGAATATTTCAGCTATTTTGGCTACGTTGATACCTCCTCTGGATCGAAGGCTGACTCTAATGCTTCCATTGGACATCTCCTTTAAAACTGCTGCAACTCTTGTTCCTTTGACCGCTCTGAGGAAATCGATAAGATTTTCAGCTTCCTCCATCCTTGCCTCGGTTGAGGCCAAATCCTTCTGCAGGATTAAGGTGTAAATGAAACCCAAATTGGGTAGGAATTTCGCTTTTGAAAGGGATAACCCCAAAAGCTTGGTGTAGGAGAAGGGGATATTTTCATAGACGTTTTGGAAAACATAATTTGGCGATATACCGTATTCCAGAAGCTCCTTTGCCGCCTGAAAGGTCTGTATGGAGGTATTTGAATATTGGAATCTCCCAGTATCAGTGACCATCCCCGTGTAAAGGCAGAGGGCAATATCCCTATTGAGTTTTTGATTCAAGTTCTTACTGAGATAAAAGATGAGCTCCGCACAGGCTGAGATATTTTCATCGACTACATTTATGTGACCGAATTTATCATTATCACCATGGTGATCGATATTCACGAGAATGGAGGCATTTTGTGCGGATTTCTTTAATATTCCCAAACGTTTTAAACTGGCACAATCGATGGCAATGAAATTGGAGGGTTTTTTGGGGCATTCCTTAGGATCTTGAATGAGTTCAAGCCCTGGGAGGAAGGCATACTGAGGCGGAATTACGATGGATTCGCCCCAGCTCGCAAAGGATTTTTTATTCATTCGCTTTAAGAGTAACCCCAGTCCCAGGAGTGATCCTATCGCATCTCCATCTGGCTGGGTATGCGTGGCTATCACAAATTGCTTTTCCTTAAGAATTAATTTGGCCACGGAACGCAAGTCATCATTTATCATGTATTGCCTTAATCCCCTTTTTGAATGCGCTTCAGAAGCTCCGAGATACGCATTCCTTCCTTTATGGATTCATCGATCTTAAAGGTGAGATCCGGGAGAAACTTTATCCTGATCCTTTTCCCCAATTCCGTTTTAATGAATCCCTTGGCACTTTCCAATCCCTCAAGGGTGTTTTCCTGCTCCAATTTCTTTCCTAAGACGCTAAGGAAAACGGTAGCGTATCTTAAATCCGGCGATACTTCGACGGCGGTAATGGTGACAAAACCGATGCGAGGATCCTTCAATTCCCTCTGGATAATATCGCTAATTTCCTCTTTAAAAATCTCTGCAAGCCGAGATGTGCGCATCATGGGAGTTCCCTGAATTTTTGTTTTAAGATACCTTTAGGGGGACAGGAGAGTGACCTTGTGGCTGAGGACGGTGGCCTTATTAAGATTTTCTACACATCGTTCAATATCCGAAAGGACCCTTTGAGCTTGATAATCCGAAAGGGAAACGCAAGCGATCCCCAACGTTGCTCTCTGCCAAAGTCCATGATTGTCGATTTCCGCCATGGAAACACTATATTTACCCCTAATGCGATCGATGATACTCTTAATGATCTGCCTTTTTTCTTTAAGCGATCTACATTCCGGGAGAAATAATTCGAGCTGGGCAACACCGATAA encodes:
- the rpsO gene encoding 30S ribosomal protein S15, whose protein sequence is MVLPKEEKAAIIGEYRLHESDTGSPEVQIAILTKRINYLTEHLKRYKKDHHSRRGLLKMVGQRRRLLNYLKDIDIERYRTLLEKLGLRG
- a CDS encoding bifunctional riboflavin kinase/FAD synthetase — protein: MKIIRGLENLKSLGEKSVVTIGMFDGIHRGHQRIIGATIEEARKRRARSVVLTFEPHPMEVLKLGSHPPILTSTELKAELIEALGADIFLVVNFTKGFANLSPKEFIDHIILNLLNACCLVVGETFKFGKDAEGDVTFLKEYGSKRGFDIISIPLLEVNGKFISSTYVRELLKEGELQKVKEILGRYPRIIGEVIKGCGRGKSLGFCTANLRTADKASIPKRGVYAGFIEFNGERKMCTINIGTSPTFGGRRFKIETFIIDFKGDLYGKRVKLEICARIRGEKTFRNEKELANQIREDIEVTKSLLFTGFSEYVKINRRKR
- the truB gene encoding tRNA pseudouridine(55) synthase TruB — encoded protein: MDGLLIVNKLPGITSHDVVERVRRILKTRRVGHTGTLDPMATGVLVLCIGRATKLTQFLQSDTKEYVVEMQLGIRTDTQDSTGKILSVVPCSITPGKMEKIFEEFRGNVWQVPPMTSAVKVGGRPLYKLASRGREVKRPRRKVKIFELELLKIDGDGHPRVKFRVKCSKGTYIRTLCADIGEVLGYGAHMSRLTRISCGNFHLDSALTLEKVQKLAEENYLHKAIIPMNKALERYPFVLVKGDFKEKILNGVPLRAGMVESRSQFIERNQFIRLIDVQQGLLAIAKATTTFSDEVQIDPARVIAKPVRVFC
- a CDS encoding bifunctional oligoribonuclease/PAP phosphatase NrnA, with amino-acid sequence MINDDLRSVAKLILKEKQFVIATHTQPDGDAIGSLLGLGLLLKRMNKKSFASWGESIVIPPQYAFLPGLELIQDPKECPKKPSNFIAIDCASLKRLGILKKSAQNASILVNIDHHGDNDKFGHINVVDENISACAELIFYLSKNLNQKLNRDIALCLYTGMVTDTGRFQYSNTSIQTFQAAKELLEYGISPNYVFQNVYENIPFSYTKLLGLSLSKAKFLPNLGFIYTLILQKDLASTEARMEEAENLIDFLRAVKGTRVAAVLKEMSNGSIRVSLRSRGGINVAKIAEIFGGGGHPDAAGYISSHDPDKTLEVLLKIISEEVLRMRRMCKRE
- the rbfA gene encoding 30S ribosome-binding factor RbfA, whose product is MMRTSRLAEIFKEEISDIIQRELKDPRIGFVTITAVEVSPDLRYATVFLSVLGKKLEQENTLEGLESAKGFIKTELGKRIRIKFLPDLTFKIDESIKEGMRISELLKRIQKGD
- a CDS encoding DUF503 domain-containing protein, producing the protein MIIGVAQLELFLPECRSLKEKRQIIKSIIDRIRGKYSVSMAEIDNHGLWQRATLGIACVSLSDYQAQRVLSDIERCVENLNKATVLSHKVTLLSP